In a genomic window of Trichoderma atroviride chromosome 4, complete sequence:
- a CDS encoding uncharacterized protein (EggNog:ENOG41) has protein sequence MAALQTQAEELPWFLKTSYPVLFPSHEALFTSHAEYDSFLVNELRGLHRVVSLESLEDPMDGVTLTAEEKQSIRKDWKNGDEKYFNLMLTENSDVAFRSTQSPVVDLFYELEDVVSGPRLKELLDASWAEQPLATLKIIFNARSIHLGKSSKHVFYRAAGWLAEHHPLTLVDNLRWLSRPVIEKKVRKEGEKNADEEFVKVEKRDGVENAVDRFDVRYGVSHGYWKDLLNILALAAEKKLKVLENPKDVLNVEDVAIKSKTISRRRQKQNATGSGRTRKRIVKTNKGKVEKKEQELAEIEHALEEKTAHIGNPSVARHAARDSRHEALKDLFDANAFYRTLHITVARLFAEQLHADLEALRSSDPKAKRGISLCAKWAPSHGNFHDRHTCVISSIAEILYPRESLGSAVSASTSREVYLRHAREQYRKDVSALRKHLEVVELDIGANTFDKIKYERVPSIAMKNYTNLFIKKDLDHFRGYINKVAEGKARISGAVLMPSTLVKAASGRIPYANRDLEGLTADEVVDRTVKEIEAKAVNGQWKALVQRIKDSGTLSSCIAVCDVSGSMESPRFRDKTTPMDSAVGLSLLVAEVTEPPFGGNFILFHSHPRMISIDTAQTLSEKVAAIKQSDWGANTDFVAVFEKLILPTAIENNLKQEDMVKRVFVFSDMQFDQAKGYQHTYDQKPEPWSASSYERIKKKYEEHGYEMPELVFWNLAGGRAGYSAGGGGDETAPKPVLAEEMGTAMVSGYSQGMLKVFMDNGMFDEEEEEEEEEEEEEEEEEEEDDFEKMDEEGNEEKPEKVAKKKEKVNPLMLVRKAVSHKGYAMLEVLD, from the coding sequence ATGGCCGCACTGCAAACTCAGGCCGAGGAGCTGCCGTGGTTCCTGAAGACCTCGTATCCCGTCCTCTTCCCTTCACATGAAGCCCTGTTCACGTCGCATGCGGAATATGACAGCTTCCTCGTCAATGAGCTGCGGGGCTTGCACAGAGTCGTGTCGCTAGAGTCTCTGGAAGACCCCATGGACGGCGTCACGCTCACTGCTGAAGAGAAGCAATCAATACGAAAGGACTGGAAGAATGGCGACGAAAAGTACTTCAACCTCATGTTGACGGAGAATTCGGACGTTGCCTTTCGGTCTACCCAAAGCCCCGTGGTCGACCTCTTTTACGAGCTGGAGGATGTCGTTTCCGGCCCGCGCTTGAAGGAGCTCCTCGATGCCTCTTGGGCTGAACAGCCGCTGGCCACCTTGAAGATCATCTTTAATGCACGATCTATACACTTGGGCAAGAGCTCCAAGCACGTCTTCTACCGCGCCGCTGGGTGGTTGGCGGAACATCATCCCCTTACGCTGGTCGACAATCTACGGTGGCTGAGCCGGCCGGTTattgagaagaaggtgagaaaggagggcgagaagaaTGCTGACGAAGAGTTCGTCAAGGTGGAGAAGCGAGATGGGGTTGAGAATGCTGTGGATCGATTCGATGTTCGATATGGAGTTTCGCATGGTTATTGGAAGGATTTGCTGAATATTCTTGCCTTGGCAgcggagaagaagttgaaggTGCTTGAGAATCCGAAAGACGTACTGAATGTGGAAGATGTGGCTATCAAGTCAAAGACTATCAGCCGGCGACGGCAGAAACAGAATGCAACAGGCAGTGGACGGACGCGAAAGCGAATCGTCAAGACAAACAAGGGAAAAGTCGAAAAGAAGGAACAGGAGCTTGCGGAGATTGAGCATGCcctagaagaaaagacggcACACATTGGAAATCCGAGCGTTGCCAGACATGCGGCGAGAGACTCTCGACACGAGGCTCTCAAAGACCTCTTCGACGCCAACGCCTTTTACCGGACGCTGCATATCACAGTGGCTCGACTGTTTGCCGAGCAGCTCCATGCCGACTTGGAAGCCCTTCGAAGCTCGGATCCAAAGGCCAAGAGGGGCATCTCGCTTTGTGCGAAATGGGCTCCTTCGCATGGCAACTTCCACGACCGGCATACCTGCGTCATTAGCTCCATTGCTGAGATCCTGTACCCGCGAGAGTCTCTCGGCAGCGCCGTCTCTGCCTCGACCAGCCGGGAAGTGTATCTCCGCCATGCCCGCGAGCAATACCGCAAAGACGTGTCCGCCCTGCGAAAGCACCTCGAGGTTGTGGAGTTGGATATCGGCGCAAACACgtttgacaagatcaagtATGAGCGCGTGCCGTCGATTGCAATGAAGAACTACACGAATCTCTTTATCAAGAAGGACCTGGACCACTTCCGCGGGTATATCAACAAGGTGGCTGAGGGCAAGGCCAGGATTTCCGGTGCTGTGTTGATGCCTTCTACGTTGGTCAAGGCTGCATCTGGTCGCATACCTTACGCCAACAGAGACCTGGAGGGGTTGACTGCGGACGAAGTGGTCGACCGCACTGTCAAAGAGATTGAGGCAAAGGCCGTCAACGGCCAGTGGAAGGCTCTTGTCCAGCGGATCAAGGATTCCGGCACTCTGTCGTCTTGCATCGCAGTGTGCGACGTCTCCGGAAGTATGGAGAGTCCCAGATTCAGGGACAAGACGACGCCCATGGATTCTGCGGTTGGACTGTCGCTGTTAGTCGCCGAGGTGACCGAGCCTCCATTCGGCGGCAACTTCATCTTATTCCATTCTCATCCCAGAATGATATCCATTGACACGGCCCAGACGCTGTCTGAGAAAGTCGCCGCGATTAAGCAATCAGACTGGGGAGCCAACACAGACTTTGTCGCCGTCTTTGAAAAGCTGATTCTCCCAACGGCCATTGAGAATAATTTGAAGCAAGAAGACATGGTGAAGCGCGTGTTTGTCTTTAGCGACATGCAGTTTGACCAGGCGAAAGGGTATCAACACACTTATGATCAGAAGCCCGAACCGTGGTCTGCGTCTTCTTACGAGAGGATCAAGAAGAAGTACGAGGAGCACGGCTACGAGATGCCCGAGCTGGTATTTTGGAATCTTGCGGGTGGAAGGGCGGGCTATAGTGCCGGTGGCGGAGGCGATGAGACGGCGCCGAAGCCTGTGCTTGCGGAAGAGATGGGCACGGCGATGGTGAGTGGCTATTCGCAGGGCATGCTGAAGGTGTTTATGGACAATGGGATgtttgacgaggaggaggaggaggaagaggaggaagaggaggaagaggaggaagaggaggaagaggatgatttTGAGAAGATGGACGAGGAGGGTAATGAAGAGAAGCCCGAAAAggtggcgaagaagaaggagaaggttAATCCGTTGATGTTGGTGAGGAAGGCAGTTTCGCATAAGGGATATGCCATGCTCGAGGTATTAGATTGA
- a CDS encoding uncharacterized protein (EggNog:ENOG41) — MMFFDPEFLDRRLAGKGLEPLSADPKRKSSQNQPSRSRIAVPLFSKPADYVPGSGPPLRPISLLPAGDSTAYILERVLLPSPGPAPNGKPLPKRMAYLIGWRDLRAASMVVPAMQVLEYVSPRTLEEFEAKLEQEVDDEKEKLRNEFKSGLEAPQKKKKRGRPPAHSQIKSAVVAEPEPVAETPTPTKPRHKKGVISLSTPQKSRLADFEWLSEDDGSPSRQIAEEQFQSLHGFLPEPEEGSNVAGDTNDALATGDVTHPVRAAPQASLVHITSSDPAKQKEPSASPNPEFAKIKTPAFADVEAQKLVNNKHSLPPVALSVEGSNWGKLPPYLPPSSSAPSVVQAVQAVQTQAETQNPIINLGEEAKVGQKQKQSKKRPRPEDEGAKTEAQEDNGWVVERIEDVEYYEVDGIGLVRYFKVSWEGDWPPDQKRTWEPEENIPPNLVRNFFKNSRNKRRALSRRSTHGQGHSHAHPTEKSKPAKHNGSSSQNTHTKKSSFKQGTLSWPAVRSQYKSVSEAFAAEDYDDGLEMMDDDGYEAEEEDVSGNGQNEYFVVTEDGDDDLHGRSLWPSAGALSSAFGVLGGLQ, encoded by the coding sequence ATGATGTTTTTCGACCCGGAGTTCTTGGATCGCCGCCTGGCGGGCAAGGGACTGGAGCCGCTCTCGGCCGATCCAAAGCGCAAATCATCTCAGAATCAACCCTCGAGATCGCGAATCGCCGTGCCTCTCTTCTCGAAGCCTGCAGACTATGTGCCTGGCAGCGGGCCGCCGTTGCGGCCAATATCCTTGCTCCCCGCAGGCGATTCCACAGCGTACATCCTCGAACGTGTCCTGCTGCCTTCTCCTGGGCCAGCTCCGAACGGCAAGCCGCTGCCGAAGCGAATGGCCTACTTGATCGGATGGCGCGATCTGCGAGCCGCGAGCATGGTGGTTCCCGCAATGCAGGTCCTGGAATACGTGTCCCCGCGGACGTTGGAGGAGTTTGAGGCAAAGCTGGAACAGGAGGTGGACgacgagaaggagaagctgcgAAACGAGTTCAAGTCGGGTCTGGAGGcgccgcagaagaagaagaagaggggacGGCCACCCGCTCACAGCCAGATAAAGTCTGCCGTGGtggcagagccagagcccgTGGCTGAGACGCCGACACCGACGAAGCCACGGCACAAGAAGGGCGTCATCAGCCTGTCGACTCCCCAAAAGTCCAGGCTGGCGGATTTCGAGTGGCTGTCAGAAGACGATGGGAGTCCTTCGCGGCAGATTGCTGAGGAGCAGTTTCAGAGCTTGCATGGCTTTTTGCCTGAACCCGAGGAGGGTAGTAACGTTGCTGGAGACACAAACGATGCTCTTGCAACTGGAGATGTCACGCATCCCGTGCGTGCTGCTCCACAAGCAAGCCTTGTCCATATTACTAGTAGCGACCCTGCGAAACAGAAAGAACCGTCAGCATCACCTAATCCAGAATTCGCAAAGATTAAGACACCTGCTTTTGCTGATGTCGAGGCGCAGAAATTGGTGAATAATAAGCACAGCTTACCTCCAGTGGCTTTGTCTGTTGAAGGGAGCAATTGGGGCAAACTGCCTCCATACTTGCCTCCTTCGTCATCAGCCCCGTCTGTGGTACAGGCAGTACAGGCAGTACAAACACAGGCAGAGACGCAGAACCCTATAATTAACCTTGGTGAAGAGGCCAAAGTAGgtcagaagcagaagcaatcAAAGAAGAGACCCAGgcctgaagatgaaggtgccAAGACCGAGGCTCAAGAGGACAACGGCTGGGTAGTGGAAAGGATAGAAGATGTGGAATATTACGAAGTCGATGGCATTGGCTTGGTGAGATATTTCAAGGTGAGCTGGGAGGGTGACTGGCCACCAGACCAAAAGAGGACGTGGGAGCCGGAAGAAAACATTCCACCGAATCTCGTACGAAACTTTTTCAAAAACTCGCGGAATAAAAGGAGGGCATTATCGAGGCGAAGCACCCATGGCCAGGGCCACAGCCATGCCCATCCTACAGAAAAGAGCAAGCCAGCTAAACACAACGGTAGCTCTTCACAAAACACCCATACTAAGAAATCTTCTTTCAAACAAGGCACACTCTCATGGCCCGCCGTCCGTAGCCAGTACAAGAGCGTCAGCGAAGCCTTTGCCGCAGAAGACTATGACGATGGCCTCGAGATgatggacgacgacggctacgaggccgaggaagaagatgtcagCGGGAACGGACAGAATGAGTATTTTGTCGTAacagaagatggcgacgatgattTGCATGGCCGGAGTCTATGGCCAAGCGCTGGTGCTCTTTCATCTGCATTTGGCGTACTTGGGGGGCTGCAATAA
- a CDS encoding uncharacterized protein (TransMembrane:2 (i126-149o161-190i)~BUSCO:EOG092D4F81), which yields MSSSLKSLCLRIPAAAPASLVRCGPKASFSAQQQLCAQPRALSLSATTFSRANHSLAGSSPSRPSIASLVAKTRSASCSPTSSSSSSSALRLRLQPYSSASAPASAPALDWDSFFKLRLRRRRIQLLFSVATGLLGGAVGTVVLAEGFAEPLVAQVPLDPFFTLGIMTMACAGMGWLVGPTLGNQVFYIINRRFKTQMLQKEGEFFARVKRHRADPTNSSAGNPVPDFYGEKIQSVAGYRRWLKDQRAFNKKKSASFV from the exons ATGTCGTCCTCGCTCAAGTCGCTATGCCTGCGCATCCCCGCAGCAGCGCCCGCCAGCCTCGTGCGATGCGGTCCTAAAGCTTCGTTctcggcgcagcagcagctctgcgcTCAGCCTCgcgccttgtccttgtccgcAACGACCTTTTCCCGCGCCAACCACAGCCTGGCCGGCTCCAGCCCGTCGCGGCCGTCCATTGCCAGCCTCGTCGCAAAGACTCGAAGCGCTTCTTGCTCCCccacatcgtcatcatcgtcatcgtcggccCTCCGTCTGCGTCTCCAGCCCTACTCCAGCGCCTCCGCCCCAGCCTCTGCGCCGGCCCTCGACTGGGActccttcttcaagctgcgccttcgccgccgccgcatccagcttctcttctccgtGGCCACGGGCCTGCTGGGCGGCGCGGTCGGCACCGTCGTTTTAGCCGAGGGCTTTGCCGAGCCGCTGGTTGCGCAGGTGCCGCTGGATCCCTTCTTCACGCTGGGCATCATGACCATGGCGTGCGCCGGCATGGGCTGGCTGGTCGGGCCGACGCTCGGCAACCAGGTCTTCTACATCATCAACCGCCGCTTCAAGacgcagatgctgcagaaggaGGGCGAGTTCTTTGCCCGCGTCAAGCGGCACCGCGCCGACCCTACAAACTCGAGCGCAGGCAACCCAG TTCCCGATTTCTACGGCGAAAAGATCCAGAGCGTTGCCGGATATCGAAGGTGGCTGAAGGACCAGCGAGCGTTtaacaagaagaagtcggcaTCCTTTGTTTAA
- a CDS encoding uncharacterized protein (EggNog:ENOG41~TransMembrane:1 (o71-93i)): MPSWAKFSPPSLDAVWASSSSSATTLRKSNGSAVPSPVPPLRPSWRSPRLCIPPAGATALLAVVDPTLIQVGWFLIPVMLLGCALMLGAALLINNLERRFPVYWWSPEDLRQPNSLFRRRHSKKKAPEAAADEAKPEEASERYVSDLEAATDKETEREDAQHAADIIIKPGQVIVPEHVYLTQEEQQYLETLCKRL, translated from the coding sequence ATGCCATCATGGGCCAAGTTCTCGCCGCCGTCATTGGATGCGGTGTGGGcaagctcttcctcctcagCGACAACTTTGAGGAAATCAAATGGCTCGGCGGTGCCCTCGCCTGTGCCTCCGCTACGGCCGTCATGGCGCTCACCAAGACTGTGCATCCCCCCTGCCGGTgcgacggcgctgctggccgtgGTTGATCCTACTCTGATCCAGGTCGGATGGTTCCTGATTCCCGTcatgctgctgggctgcGCTCTGATGCTCGGCGCGGCGCTGCTCATCAACAACCTCGAACGCCGCTTTCCCGTTTACTGGTGGTCTCCCGAAGACCTGCGCCAGCCCAACTCTCTCTTCCGTCGTCGACACTCCAAAAAGAAGGCtcctgaagctgctgcggaCGAGGCAAAGCCGGAGGAAGCGAGCGAGAGATATGTTTCGGACCTGGAGGCCGCTACTGATAAAGAAAccgagagagaagacgcTCAACACGCCGCCgatatcatcatcaagccAGGACAGGTCATTGTGCCCGAGCACGTCTATCTTACGcaggaagagcagcaataCCTGGAAACACTATGCAAGCGGCTCTAA
- a CDS encoding uncharacterized protein (EggNog:ENOG41) has translation MTPSPSPSKGVCENPGADLVQPGEHGSHTELMAPNTQGVTMKEPGPTDIADGDPFITASEHCPELPTANAVESNRSNLVQNDGLGNYKSQAECLAAFQDIENALCKQLHQLQLTQSKAKKLESALQDLPKEKKETNLLLAAFTLGNSLASVSHIFTATIALMEGAKDPSSLSKMRTQDQPSGSSLYLTPASPALSVSTVSEAAQIEDSSSDLLQDCDPSDNDTDLMNFNTPDRQCPATRNTESSKIDPFVDAPQEVVARLETPDGGIRLEFHSDFTTIPGRRLYVPSLPSTPAAERSRRIILRNLPPNAKLAQIARGIQTHGQILSITTLATLPFTNDTTKTVMVEFAHPKPAAEFIRAIQASPPIYEDDNSSQYQADAWLVPTASFGLSWADQEAVSQKYSRSLMLKGFPSDYIWYFIGKVGLQHIVRVEFDVRDTSLCIELTSIWQTRRVDELIWRGKFSDIYKYRPEEGMFRLIVPDVTQICSYTTRPPCGIIKPLPVDNLEHWNTHPYNRLPPHLEKTAAQQGPTQLSLQKRLALQHDIEEDEVDNLLYDLENHKDTDYKIIGSRITITRRKWSWSMTDKDHTKLLLANTLHELDWADHWDEYFRNRGEINIRTWEAYGMLAKHREEKVAKQGLDQGAVPKCEAGCEMECRDIKKTPVAAEIKKWLKK, from the exons AtgactccatctccatctccatcaaagGGTGTCTGCGAGAACCCTGGCGCAGATCTTGTGCAACCTGGAGAGCACGGCAGTCACACCGAGCTCATGGCGCCAAACACCCAAGGTGTAACCATGAAGGAGCCCGGCCCGACAGATATTGCCGACGGGGATCCTTTCATCACTGCGTCAGAGCACTGCCCAGAACTTCCAACAGCAAACGCCGTCGAGAGCAATCGCAGCAACCTTGTTCAGAATGACGGCCTTGGAAACTATAAGAGCCAGGCTGAGTGCCTCGCAGCCTTCCAAGACATTGAAAATGCCTTGTGCAAGCAGCttcaccagctccagcttaCGCAATCCAAAGCA AAGAAGCTCGAATCCGCACTCCAAGATTTacccaaagaaaagaaagagaccAATTTGCTGCTCGCCGCCTTCACCCTTGGCAACTCTCTCGCCAGCGTCAGCCATATTTTCACGGCAACTATTGCCTTGATGGAGGGCGCGAAGGATCCATCAAGCCTCTCCAAGATGAGAACACAAGAC CAGCCCTCTGGCAGCTCGCTCTATCTGACTCCGGCATCGCCTGCGCTGAGCGTATCCACAGTCTCTGAAGCAGCACAGATAGAGGACAGTTCATCCGATCTCCTACAAGACTGCGACCCCTCTGATAACGATACGGATCTCATGAATTTCAACACCCCAGACCGCCAGTGTCCCGCGACCCGCAACACAGAATCTTCCAAAATCGACCCTTTCGTCGACGCTCCACAAGAGGTAGTCGCAAGACTTGAGACGCCTGATGGTGGAATTCGTCTCGAATTCCACTCTGATTTTACCACCATCCCTGGTAGACGGCTATACGTCCCTTCTCTGCCAAGCACTCCCGCAGCGGAGCGAAGTCGTCGCATCATTCTTAGAAACTTGCCCCCAAATGCAAAACTTGCTCAGATTGCAAGAGGCATTCAAACCCATGGACAAATTCTCAGCATCACTACTCTCGCCACACTGCCATTCACTAATGACACCACAAAGACGGTGATGGTAGAATTCGCGCACCCAAAACCAGCCGCAGAATTCATCCGCGCAATTCAAGCGTCACCTCCCATCTACGAGGATGATAATTCTAGCCAATATCAAGCAGACGCATGGCTTGTTCCAACTGCTTCCTTTGGCTTGTCCTGGGCGGACCAAGAAGCCGTATCCCAGAAATACAGTCGATCACTGATGCTGAAAGGATTCCCCAGCGACTACATCTGGTACTTCATTGGCAAAGTTGGCCTTCAGCATATCGTCCGCGTCGAGTTCGATGTGAGAGACACTTCGCTATGCATTGAACTAACGTCTATTTGGCAGACAAGAAGAGTCGACGAGCTCATTTGGAGAGGCAAATTTTCCGACATATACAAATACCGTCCTGAAGAGGGCATGTTCAGGCTCATCGTCCCCGACGTGACGCAGATATGCAGCTACACCACCAGGCCGCCTTGTGGCATAATCAAACCCCTTCCCGTAGACAATCTCGAGCACTGGAACACGCACCCGTATAACCGCCTACCTCCTCATCTCGAAAAGACAGCCGCCCAACAGGGCCCGACGCAACTCTCTCTGCAGAAGCGCCTTGCTCTGCAGCATGAtatcgaagaagatgaagtcgataATCTCCTCTATGATCTCGAAAACCACAAAGATACGGATTATAAGATCATCGGCAGCAGAATTACCATTACGCGTCGCAAGTGGAGTTGGAGTATGACCGACAAAGACCATACCAAGCTGCTCCTGGCAAATACCCTCCACGAGCTCGACTGGGCAGACCACTGGGACGAGTACTTTCGGAACCGCGGCGAGATCAACATTCGCACGTGGGAGGCGTACGGCATGCTGGCCAAGCATCGTGAAGAAAAGGTCGCTAAGCAGGGCCTCGATCAGGGTGCGGTGCCCAAATGCGAGGCGGGATGCGAGATGGAATGTCGAGACATTAAGAAGACGcctgtggctgctgagatAAAGAAGTGGCTCAAGAAATGA